In Synechococcus sp. Nb3U1, one DNA window encodes the following:
- a CDS encoding sirohydrochlorin chelatase, which translates to MFDLLSTPPLPRSTPDPSGAALPLLLIGHGSRDSEGRQAFLDLAQAYQALTPHRPVIPCFLELTEPSIAQGIQQCIAQGWQEVVALPLLLFGARHNKFDVTVELDRLQSLYPQLRIHYGGPLGIRVEILQLLRDRLSALLAAQPIKIPNSETVLLFVGRGSSDPEANAETCKLARLLWEGSGFRAVETCFIGITHPRLPMGLERALLWQPRRVIVLPYFLFTGVLVKKIMATLEEHHRLHPEMDWLALPELGIVDTVLQGLHQLEQEARQGQTQMNCHLCKFRLAVSQSAGAQHIHHPHDNATHRSHDHSHSHSHGHHNHSHPAAADPYAQLEDYHQRAWQVP; encoded by the coding sequence GTGTTTGATCTGCTCAGTACCCCACCCCTGCCCCGTTCTACCCCTGATCCGTCGGGAGCAGCCCTGCCTCTGTTGCTGATTGGCCATGGATCCCGAGACTCAGAAGGGCGGCAAGCTTTTTTAGACTTGGCCCAAGCCTACCAAGCCCTCACCCCCCACCGGCCTGTGATCCCTTGCTTCTTGGAGTTGACCGAGCCAAGCATTGCCCAAGGGATCCAACAGTGCATCGCCCAAGGGTGGCAAGAAGTGGTGGCGTTGCCGCTGCTGTTGTTCGGGGCACGACACAACAAGTTTGATGTGACGGTGGAATTGGATCGGCTGCAAAGCTTGTATCCGCAGCTGCGCATTCATTACGGTGGGCCACTAGGGATCCGCGTTGAAATTCTGCAGCTGCTGCGAGACCGTTTGAGTGCTCTACTGGCCGCTCAACCTATTAAAATCCCGAACTCCGAAACGGTGCTGCTCTTTGTCGGTCGGGGATCCAGCGATCCAGAAGCCAACGCCGAAACCTGTAAACTGGCCCGTCTGCTTTGGGAGGGATCCGGTTTTCGAGCCGTTGAGACCTGTTTTATCGGCATTACCCATCCGCGCCTACCGATGGGGTTGGAACGGGCTTTGTTGTGGCAACCGCGGCGGGTGATCGTCTTGCCCTACTTTCTCTTTACCGGAGTGTTGGTGAAGAAAATTATGGCGACTCTAGAGGAACACCACCGCCTTCATCCAGAGATGGACTGGCTGGCTCTACCGGAACTGGGCATCGTCGATACGGTATTGCAGGGTCTGCACCAACTGGAACAAGAAGCCCGCCAGGGCCAAACCCAAATGAATTGTCACCTGTGCAAGTTTCGACTGGCAGTGAGCCAATCGGCAGGTGCCCAGCATATCCACCACCCTCACGACAATGCTACGCATCGCTCACACGATCACAGCCATTCCCATAGCCACGGTCATCACAACCACAGCCACCCGGCGGCGGCGGATCCCTATGCGCAGCTAGAGGATTATCATCAACGGGCTTGGCAAGTCCCCTAG
- a CDS encoding ABC transporter permease, with the protein MSLVTSAKMAWQMVQRHRLRTGLTMLGILIGNAAVVAIAGFGNAAQEMAVDQFRSLGTNLLIVFSSSLGLADASNTRPITLDDLMAIEQEVPAVSAAVPSIGTNVRAVRGGVDRRYEATGTWPEYLSVLNLEMEHGRFLSPADIKEQRSVVVLGSEAASQLFGLDPASALGQTVLLNNLPFEVIGTLRSKPTVFGNSDAGVFLPVDVVANQFVGRRSPYGTELTAIFASARSVEDLPAAEFQIRNLLRQRHQLVGEDDFIIRNQKVLLDGAATILGLLRVLLTGTAALSLLVGGVGIMNVMLISVAERTHEIGVRKAIGADSRQILQQFATEAIFIAVTGGVIGILFSSGLLVVVQVFTPLATTIDPVAVAVSFSLSTAIGLVFGIFPARKAAQLDPIEALRA; encoded by the coding sequence ATGAGTCTGGTTACCTCTGCCAAAATGGCCTGGCAAATGGTGCAACGGCATCGGCTGCGCACGGGCCTCACCATGCTCGGGATCCTGATCGGCAATGCAGCGGTGGTGGCGATCGCCGGGTTTGGCAATGCGGCCCAAGAGATGGCGGTGGATCAGTTCCGTTCCTTGGGCACCAATTTGTTAATTGTTTTTTCGTCCAGCTTGGGCCTAGCGGATGCCAGCAATACCCGCCCGATTACCCTGGATGATCTGATGGCGATCGAGCAGGAGGTGCCCGCCGTATCGGCAGCCGTGCCCAGCATCGGCACCAATGTGCGCGCGGTGCGGGGGGGAGTAGATCGCCGCTATGAAGCGACGGGCACCTGGCCAGAGTATTTGTCGGTATTGAATTTGGAGATGGAACACGGTCGCTTTCTTTCGCCAGCAGATATTAAGGAACAACGCTCAGTGGTGGTACTGGGTAGTGAGGCGGCTAGCCAACTGTTTGGGCTGGATCCCGCCAGTGCTCTCGGGCAGACCGTGTTGCTGAACAATTTGCCCTTTGAGGTGATCGGCACCCTGCGCTCCAAACCGACGGTGTTTGGCAACAGCGATGCTGGGGTATTTCTGCCGGTGGATGTGGTGGCCAATCAGTTTGTTGGGCGCAGATCTCCCTACGGCACGGAGTTGACGGCGATTTTCGCCTCAGCCCGCTCGGTGGAAGATCTACCCGCTGCCGAGTTTCAAATTCGCAACCTGCTGCGGCAACGGCATCAACTGGTGGGGGAAGATGACTTCATCATCCGTAACCAAAAGGTGTTGCTGGATGGGGCGGCCACGATCCTGGGCCTGCTGCGGGTGTTGCTGACGGGCACAGCGGCCCTCTCCCTGCTGGTGGGGGGCGTAGGGATCATGAATGTGATGTTGATCTCGGTGGCCGAACGCACCCATGAGATCGGGGTACGCAAGGCGATTGGGGCCGATAGCCGCCAGATTTTGCAGCAATTTGCCACAGAAGCCATTTTTATTGCCGTGACGGGGGGGGTGATCGGCATCCTCTTCAGCAGTGGCCTTCTGGTGGTGGTACAGGTTTTTACCCCCTTGGCAACCACGATCGATCCGGTGGCAGTGGCGGTTTCTTTCAGCCTCTCGACGGCAATTGGGCTGGTCTTCGGCATTTTCCCGGCCCGGAAAGCGGCACAATTGGATCCGATCGAAGCGCTGCGGGCCTAG
- a CDS encoding NAD(+)--rifampin ADP-ribosyltransferase — protein MDPYGYPAAIWDAATWGAELALGDGRNRIYRLFRLYAYP, from the coding sequence ATTGACCCGTACGGTTATCCAGCCGCCATCTGGGATGCAGCAACTTGGGGGGCTGAACTAGCCCTCGGCGACGGACGCAATAGAATCTACCGCCTTTTCCGACTTTACGCATACCCTTGA
- the frr gene encoding ribosome recycling factor → MELAEVEELMGKAVQATQRSFNTVRTGRANSSLLDRIQVEYYGVPTPLKALASLTTPDSSTLLIQPFDPSTLAAIERAIVASDLGLNPSNDGKVIRLNIPPLTEERRKELSKQVAKLAEEGRVSIRNIRRDGIDSVRKQEKNGELSEDESKGLQDDIQKLTDRYIKKVDELLAEKEKELSTI, encoded by the coding sequence GTGGAGCTAGCTGAAGTTGAAGAGCTGATGGGTAAAGCTGTGCAGGCCACGCAGCGATCCTTTAATACGGTGCGCACTGGGCGGGCCAATTCCAGCCTGCTGGATCGTATTCAGGTGGAGTATTATGGCGTTCCCACTCCCCTGAAAGCCTTGGCCAGCCTCACCACTCCTGACTCCAGCACCCTCTTGATCCAACCTTTTGATCCTTCCACTTTGGCAGCGATCGAACGGGCGATCGTGGCTTCTGACTTGGGGTTAAACCCTAGCAACGATGGCAAGGTGATACGCCTCAATATCCCACCCCTCACGGAGGAGCGCCGCAAAGAACTCAGCAAACAGGTGGCCAAACTAGCGGAAGAAGGCCGAGTCTCGATTCGCAACATCCGCCGGGATGGGATCGATTCGGTACGCAAACAGGAGAAAAACGGCGAGCTTTCCGAAGATGAGTCCAAAGGCTTGCAGGATGACATCCAAAAACTGACCGACCGCTACATCAAGAAGGTGGATGAGCTGCTAGCGGAGAAAGAAAAGGAACTAAGCACCATTTGA
- the recR gene encoding recombination mediator RecR, with product MYTRPLARLIEELQRLPGIGSKTAQRLALHLINRPVTEIEALAQALLEARQTVKHCSICFNWSAEDPCEICRSPQRDPSLWCVVAEVKDLIALERTREFKGRYHVLGGLISPMNGIGADQLHIRKLVARVAQEKPRELIFAISPSVEGEVTMHVIKDFLKQVSPSLHMTRLAFGLPMGSDLEYADEVTLARALEARREL from the coding sequence ATGTACACCCGCCCGCTCGCTCGCCTGATCGAGGAATTGCAACGGCTACCCGGCATTGGCTCCAAGACTGCTCAGCGCCTAGCTTTGCATTTGATCAATCGGCCTGTCACCGAGATCGAAGCCTTAGCTCAAGCCCTCCTGGAAGCCAGGCAAACCGTTAAGCATTGCTCCATCTGCTTTAACTGGTCGGCGGAGGATCCCTGTGAGATCTGTCGCTCACCGCAACGGGATCCCTCCCTGTGGTGCGTGGTGGCGGAGGTGAAGGATTTGATCGCCTTAGAGCGAACCCGCGAGTTCAAGGGCCGTTATCACGTTTTGGGAGGCCTCATTTCCCCGATGAATGGCATTGGGGCAGATCAGCTACACATCCGGAAGCTGGTGGCACGAGTGGCCCAGGAGAAACCCCGTGAGCTGATCTTCGCCATCAGCCCCAGCGTGGAGGGAGAGGTGACTATGCACGTGATCAAGGACTTCCTAAAGCAGGTCTCCCCCAGTTTGCACATGACCCGTCTGGCCTTTGGCTTGCCGATGGGATCCGACCTAGAATACGCCGATGAAGTCACCCTGGCCCGTGCCCTAGAAGCCCGCCGAGAGCTATAA
- a CDS encoding UbiD family decarboxylase produces the protein MPRDLRRFITLLESRGQLRRITAAVDPDLEIAEIADRLLACGGPALLFERVKGSRMPLLINALGTVERICWAMGMEQPQELETLGKKLALLYQPRPPKKFSQAVELGQALFSVLKAKPSRDLLPPCQQVVVQGEEVDLTQLPLLRVYPGDAGRVLTLGLMVTKDPENGIPNVGVYRLQLQSRNTMTVQWLSVRGATRHLRKAAALGKKLEVAVAVGVDPLVIMAAATPVPVDLSEWLFAGLYAGEGLHLAQCKTVDLQVPAQSEIVLEGTITPGEVAPDGPAGDHIGYYGPRNEQAPLIRFHCLTHRRDPIYLTTFSGKPPKENDMMALALNRVYTPILRQQVPEIVDFFLPMEALGYKAAILSIDKAYPGQARRAALAFWSALPQFSYTKFVIVVDKDINVRDPRAVVWCLCSRVDPQRDVFILPDNPFDSLDFATEKRGLGGKMGIDATTKIPPETDSLWRDPLTSDPEVAKLVERRWAEYGLSDVNLQAADPRLFGYEL, from the coding sequence ATGCCCAGAGATTTGCGTCGCTTCATCACCCTATTAGAATCCCGTGGCCAGCTCCGCCGCATTACAGCGGCAGTGGATCCCGACCTAGAAATTGCCGAGATTGCCGATCGCCTCTTGGCCTGTGGGGGGCCAGCCCTGCTGTTTGAGCGGGTGAAGGGATCCCGTATGCCCCTGTTGATCAATGCCCTGGGTACGGTGGAGCGCATCTGCTGGGCCATGGGCATGGAGCAGCCGCAGGAGCTAGAAACCCTGGGCAAAAAATTGGCCTTGCTCTATCAGCCGCGACCTCCGAAAAAGTTCTCCCAGGCGGTGGAACTAGGGCAGGCTCTATTTAGCGTGCTCAAGGCCAAACCCAGCCGGGATCTGTTGCCCCCCTGCCAGCAGGTGGTGGTGCAGGGAGAAGAAGTGGATCTGACTCAATTGCCACTGTTGCGGGTCTATCCGGGGGATGCCGGACGGGTACTCACCCTGGGGCTGATGGTGACCAAAGACCCGGAAAATGGGATCCCCAATGTGGGGGTTTATCGTCTACAGTTGCAAAGCCGCAACACCATGACGGTGCAATGGCTGTCGGTGCGGGGGGCAACCCGGCATTTGCGCAAAGCGGCGGCCTTGGGCAAAAAGTTGGAAGTAGCAGTAGCGGTGGGGGTGGATCCCTTGGTGATTATGGCAGCGGCGACTCCGGTGCCGGTGGATCTGTCGGAATGGCTGTTTGCCGGCCTCTACGCGGGGGAAGGGCTCCACCTGGCCCAATGCAAGACCGTGGATTTGCAGGTGCCAGCCCAATCGGAGATCGTCTTGGAAGGCACGATCACCCCCGGAGAAGTGGCCCCTGACGGCCCCGCCGGAGATCACATTGGCTACTATGGCCCCCGCAACGAGCAAGCCCCCCTGATCCGCTTTCACTGCCTCACCCACCGCCGGGATCCGATCTATCTCACCACCTTCAGTGGCAAGCCCCCGAAGGAAAACGACATGATGGCCCTGGCCCTGAACCGGGTTTACACCCCCATCTTGAGACAACAGGTGCCGGAAATCGTTGATTTCTTTTTGCCGATGGAGGCTCTGGGCTACAAAGCGGCGATTCTTTCGATTGACAAAGCTTACCCTGGCCAAGCGCGGCGAGCGGCCCTGGCCTTCTGGAGCGCCCTGCCCCAGTTCAGCTACACCAAATTTGTGATCGTGGTGGACAAAGACATCAATGTCCGGGATCCACGGGCGGTGGTTTGGTGCCTCTGTTCACGGGTGGATCCGCAGCGGGATGTGTTTATTCTGCCAGATAACCCCTTCGACTCCCTCGATTTCGCCACTGAAAAACGCGGCCTTGGGGGCAAAATGGGCATCGATGCTACCACCAAGATCCCCCCGGAAACCGATTCCCTCTGGCGGGATCCCCTCACGTCTGATCCTGAGGTGGCCAAGCTGGTCGAGCGCCGCTGGGCGGAGTACGGCCTCTCGGACGTGAACTTGCAGGCCGCGGATCCCCGTTTGTTTGGCTATGAACTCTAG
- a CDS encoding DUF7219 family protein, whose protein sequence is MPESNPPRKDEFLSPRYPYWGEVKPQNLIFDANLQEFSNKVALICSLETGGKLKPEEAYRQIKELWKQLKETKKAILDDPQWNEPPPDLPEG, encoded by the coding sequence GTGCCGGAATCAAATCCTCCCCGAAAAGATGAGTTTCTCTCCCCTCGCTATCCCTACTGGGGCGAGGTGAAGCCCCAGAATTTGATTTTTGACGCCAATTTACAGGAATTTAGCAATAAAGTGGCCCTGATTTGTAGCTTAGAAACCGGTGGAAAGCTGAAGCCCGAAGAGGCTTATCGCCAGATCAAAGAGTTGTGGAAACAACTGAAGGAGACCAAAAAAGCGATTCTGGATGACCCGCAGTGGAATGAGCCACCGCCAGATTTGCCAGAAGGCTAG
- a CDS encoding efflux RND transporter periplasmic adaptor subunit translates to MILHTDEPKTGSQSLPKPLEPPLPPAQAGSRKKRGLPIGWMVAGLLLAGLGTGGYFLQRQFQQQMAQRFQALTVPVQVADLTQRLRVSGQVQPIRQVNVSPRESGRLLELFVDQGDEVTEGQLLARMDYGDLTSSIQQAQARIQELQARLAEQQAGERTQVIAGAQARVDAAQSQVDLAQTEWDRIQALVQEGVVARNELDQRLARLEQAQAELRSAQQELERLQLGSRPEAIQQTQAQIAQAQADLAQRQSRVADTEVRAPFTGIVVQRFAEIGSFVAPTTAASDATAASSSSILALAQGIEVRAEVPEAQIAQVQVGQPVEIRSLAYPDQVVQGQVKRIAPATVVVREVTVFRVIVEPEPGADFLRTGMNVSVDFIGDPQPQALTVPSVAVTYERGQEGVILLDPQTQRPVYRQVETGITQSGVTQILSGLEPGDRVFTSLPPGMTLDTLIKAEP, encoded by the coding sequence GTGATCCTGCATACGGATGAGCCAAAGACGGGATCCCAATCCCTTCCCAAACCCTTAGAACCGCCCCTGCCCCCTGCGCAGGCCGGATCCCGGAAAAAAAGAGGATTGCCCATCGGCTGGATGGTTGCCGGCTTGCTGTTGGCGGGTTTAGGTACAGGAGGATATTTTCTCCAGCGGCAGTTCCAGCAACAGATGGCACAACGGTTCCAAGCCCTGACTGTGCCCGTACAGGTGGCGGATCTCACCCAACGCCTGCGGGTGAGTGGGCAGGTGCAGCCCATTCGCCAGGTGAATGTCAGCCCGCGGGAGTCGGGGCGTTTGCTGGAATTATTCGTGGATCAAGGGGATGAAGTGACAGAAGGGCAGTTACTCGCCCGCATGGATTATGGGGATCTGACCAGCAGCATTCAACAGGCCCAAGCCCGCATTCAAGAATTGCAAGCCCGTCTGGCGGAGCAACAAGCGGGGGAACGTACCCAAGTCATTGCCGGTGCCCAAGCGAGGGTGGATGCGGCCCAATCCCAGGTGGACTTAGCCCAAACCGAGTGGGATCGCATTCAAGCCTTGGTACAAGAGGGGGTGGTGGCCCGCAACGAGTTGGATCAACGATTGGCTCGTCTGGAGCAGGCCCAAGCGGAACTGCGTTCTGCCCAACAGGAACTGGAGCGGCTACAGCTAGGGAGCCGCCCGGAAGCGATTCAGCAAACCCAAGCCCAGATCGCCCAAGCGCAGGCAGATCTGGCCCAACGGCAATCCCGGGTTGCCGATACAGAAGTTCGTGCTCCCTTCACAGGGATCGTGGTGCAACGTTTTGCCGAAATTGGTTCTTTTGTGGCCCCCACCACAGCGGCTTCTGACGCTACAGCCGCCTCTTCCAGCTCGATTTTGGCCCTGGCGCAAGGGATCGAAGTGCGGGCGGAAGTGCCCGAAGCCCAAATTGCGCAAGTCCAGGTGGGGCAACCGGTGGAGATTCGCTCCCTCGCCTATCCTGACCAAGTGGTGCAGGGCCAGGTGAAACGGATTGCTCCGGCAACGGTGGTGGTACGGGAAGTGACGGTCTTTCGGGTGATCGTGGAACCGGAGCCAGGGGCAGACTTTTTGCGGACGGGCATGAATGTTTCGGTGGATTTCATCGGGGATCCCCAGCCGCAAGCCCTGACCGTCCCCTCAGTTGCCGTCACCTACGAGCGAGGCCAAGAGGGGGTGATCCTGCTGGATCCGCAAACCCAACGGCCCGTCTATCGGCAGGTGGAAACGGGGATTACCCAAAGCGGGGTAACCCAGATTCTCTCAGGGCTAGAGCCGGGAGATCGCGTTTTTACCTCCTTGCCGCCAGGGATGACCCTAGATACGTTGATCAAAGCGGAGCCATAA
- the rplS gene encoding 50S ribosomal protein L19: MNAQEIIRSIETEQMKSDLPEIRIGDQVRVGVRIQEGGKERVQAFEGTVIAARNSRSNRTITVRKIFQGVGVERVFLIHSPRIESIKVLRRGKVRRAKLFYLRDRVGKATRIKAKVDYKEQSL, translated from the coding sequence ATGAACGCTCAAGAGATCATCCGCTCCATTGAAACGGAACAAATGAAATCGGATCTGCCGGAGATCCGTATTGGCGATCAGGTGCGAGTTGGGGTTCGCATTCAAGAAGGCGGCAAAGAGCGGGTACAAGCCTTTGAGGGCACGGTCATCGCTGCTCGCAATTCCAGATCCAATCGCACCATCACCGTGCGTAAAATCTTTCAGGGAGTGGGAGTGGAGCGAGTTTTCCTGATTCACTCTCCCCGCATTGAGTCGATTAAGGTGCTGCGTCGCGGTAAAGTGCGCCGGGCCAAGCTTTTTTACTTGCGGGATCGGGTGGGCAAAGCCACTCGCATCAAAGCCAAAGTGGATTACAAAGAGCAGTCGCTGTAA
- a CDS encoding YbaB/EbfC family nucleoid-associated protein has product MTRGFGPFGKIQEALKKAQQVRDGAQKLQKELEEMEIVGEAGNGLVKVTVNGNQEPLKVSLDPEALKEAPDVLEDLILTAMVNAYTQSAETMRKRMEELTGDISLPGLGLG; this is encoded by the coding sequence ATGACCCGAGGCTTTGGCCCATTCGGCAAAATCCAAGAAGCGCTCAAGAAAGCCCAACAGGTGCGCGATGGCGCTCAAAAGCTCCAGAAAGAGCTCGAAGAAATGGAGATCGTCGGGGAAGCCGGCAACGGGCTGGTTAAGGTCACCGTGAATGGCAACCAAGAGCCCCTGAAGGTCTCTCTGGATCCTGAAGCCTTAAAAGAAGCCCCGGATGTACTCGAAGATCTGATCCTGACCGCGATGGTGAACGCCTATACCCAATCTGCCGAAACCATGCGCAAACGGATGGAAGAGTTGACAGGGGACATCAGCTTGCCGGGGCTGGGATTGGGCTGA
- a CDS encoding carbohydrate ABC transporter permease: protein MAQLLQDPQQSHSPPHSLSQPSHRAPRTWRWIPERWYVHLGLLLACLVLGFPVLYALIVSTQNNAEVFRYQFTFGSSFGFNWRQVMVSRHLGSYMLNSTIMAVAITVGKTILSLLAGLAFVYFRFPGKWLVFGFVLITLMMPTEILIIALLRFVTGLGWGSTYYALIVPFLASATATFLFRQHFSNIPSELSEAAQLDGANPLQFLTQVLIPLSWNAIGAQAVIHFVYAWNMYLWPRLIVQGRENQVVQVGLQSLLNLDSSASYGPMMLGAIIASIPPVVVFIALQKPFMSGFALARDK from the coding sequence ATGGCCCAACTTTTGCAGGATCCCCAACAATCCCACTCTCCCCCCCACAGCCTCAGCCAACCCAGCCACCGCGCCCCCCGAACCTGGCGCTGGATCCCGGAGCGTTGGTATGTGCATTTGGGCCTGTTACTGGCCTGTTTGGTGCTGGGTTTCCCGGTGTTGTATGCCCTGATCGTCAGTACCCAGAACAATGCGGAAGTGTTTCGCTATCAATTTACCTTTGGCTCCTCCTTTGGCTTCAACTGGCGGCAGGTGATGGTATCGCGGCACCTGGGGAGCTACATGCTCAACAGTACGATCATGGCGGTGGCGATCACCGTCGGCAAAACCATTCTGTCGTTGTTGGCGGGCTTGGCCTTTGTCTACTTTCGTTTTCCGGGCAAATGGCTGGTGTTTGGCTTTGTGCTGATCACGCTGATGATGCCCACCGAAATTTTGATCATCGCCCTGCTGCGTTTTGTCACCGGATTGGGCTGGGGCTCCACCTACTACGCCCTGATTGTGCCCTTTCTGGCCAGTGCCACCGCCACGTTTTTATTCCGGCAACATTTTTCCAACATTCCCAGCGAACTCTCGGAGGCAGCCCAATTGGATGGGGCCAACCCGCTGCAATTCCTCACCCAGGTGCTGATCCCCCTCAGTTGGAACGCCATCGGGGCCCAAGCGGTGATTCACTTCGTCTACGCTTGGAATATGTACCTGTGGCCGCGTCTGATCGTGCAGGGACGGGAAAACCAGGTGGTGCAAGTGGGGTTGCAATCGCTGCTCAACCTGGATAGCTCCGCCTCCTATGGCCCGATGATGTTGGGGGCGATCATCGCCAGCATCCCGCCGGTGGTGGTGTTCATCGCCCTGCAGAAACCGTTCATGAGCGGTTTTGCCCTCGCCCGCGACAAGTGA